A single Mangrovimonas sp. YM274 DNA region contains:
- a CDS encoding sugar-transfer associated ATP-grasp domain-containing protein encodes MKQNRLAVFLKDKNKKPPLKIIKECTVLLFQKREIPFYYFKYLYRKNVVNYQDYIGTKEANRIKYRDTFHKEEYLTIISNKLNFSLFCKQNDLPVPGLVSHNFESHFFYKKQLHSVENLKGLMEFFKMVFKDSGQSVLFLKPISLYGGTGCYRISKDTLEEDLSNNKEFLLKNCCIHEEVVVQHEEVNKIHPNCVNTIRVETFIDKQNQIHILSAFMRFGVGSGFVDNAHAGGFYVGIDLEKGTLREVGHQYMEYGGAEYKEHPDSGFVFKGYTIPFFEEVKDLVIRAVKCLPDRYIGWDIAISKNGPVIIEANEYPSIFMADIAYGGYLKHPLYRGILEEVR; translated from the coding sequence ATGAAGCAAAATCGATTGGCTGTATTCTTAAAAGATAAAAACAAAAAGCCCCCTTTAAAGATAATTAAAGAATGTACCGTACTACTTTTCCAAAAACGGGAAATTCCGTTTTACTATTTTAAATACTTATATCGAAAAAATGTAGTCAATTATCAAGACTATATTGGCACTAAGGAGGCCAATAGAATAAAATATAGGGACACATTCCACAAAGAGGAGTATTTGACGATAATATCTAATAAGTTAAATTTTTCACTGTTTTGTAAACAAAACGATTTGCCAGTTCCAGGCCTGGTTAGTCATAATTTTGAATCCCATTTTTTTTATAAAAAACAACTTCATAGTGTAGAAAATTTGAAGGGGTTAATGGAGTTTTTTAAGATGGTTTTTAAGGATTCTGGGCAATCAGTACTTTTCCTTAAGCCAATTTCTCTTTATGGAGGAACAGGGTGTTATAGAATTTCAAAAGATACCTTGGAAGAAGATTTGAGTAACAATAAGGAGTTTCTTTTAAAGAATTGTTGCATTCATGAAGAAGTAGTAGTGCAGCATGAGGAAGTAAATAAAATTCATCCCAATTGTGTGAATACGATTAGGGTGGAAACCTTTATTGATAAACAGAATCAAATTCACATATTATCCGCTTTTATGCGCTTTGGAGTGGGGAGTGGTTTTGTGGATAATGCCCATGCCGGTGGCTTTTATGTTGGGATAGATCTGGAAAAAGGGACCTTAAGGGAGGTAGGACATCAATATATGGAGTATGGAGGAGCTGAATATAAGGAGCATCCTGATTCTGGTTTTGTATTTAAGGGGTATACAATTCCTTTTTTTGAGGAGGTTAAAGATTTAGTTATTCGGGCTGTTAAGTGTTTGCCTGATCGCTATATTGGCTGGGATATTGCAATTTCCAAGAATGGCCCAGTTATTATAGAAGCTAATGAGTATCCTTCTATTTTTATGGCAGATATAGCCTATGGTGGCTATTTAAAGCATCCCTTGTATCGAGGTATTTTAGAAGAAGTAAGGTAA
- a CDS encoding tyrosinase family protein, giving the protein MTQYERDELVNAFYELRNGPDLVADLAQFHSDFFNFDSASDPTQLDIHFNLPDEPERQIFFAWHRYQMFEMEQAMQELNPDISIPWWDSSEDQSIFSPVWDEDFMGSFDAAWLLNRTYEDNDINLLPTPQEVSTVQAVQDFLEYANSMERGRVHAGAHRWVGGAMPTTLSPRDPIFYLHHTFIDKLWDDWETANPGGSSHIITSMIRYDGTYVFNGEVLPLVDPDDITDSNVLGVFYAENQLASLSDYTVSNSHHSIENFYYQFIIDVGDNFVVPSNTNCQVTSINEINLLPGFTAQSGSSFVARIDTGNQASRLDNTSLLASRINNPNPFEYDPAILDKNAYNPTDPNFEAAISVSPNPFDTFLDLKIEESNRQGMDEVVIYDISGRIVLQKYFDETNQYQLEDLNYLLGGVYIIEILNGNRLVLRKKIVKE; this is encoded by the coding sequence ATGACGCAGTACGAAAGAGATGAATTAGTAAATGCGTTTTACGAACTTCGTAATGGCCCTGATCTAGTAGCAGATTTGGCTCAGTTTCATTCGGATTTTTTCAATTTTGATAGTGCTTCAGATCCTACTCAACTGGATATTCATTTTAATCTTCCTGATGAACCGGAACGTCAAATTTTCTTTGCTTGGCATAGATATCAAATGTTTGAAATGGAACAGGCCATGCAGGAATTAAACCCGGATATAAGTATTCCTTGGTGGGATTCCTCCGAAGATCAATCTATATTTTCTCCTGTATGGGATGAAGATTTTATGGGGTCATTTGATGCTGCTTGGTTATTGAATCGTACTTATGAGGATAATGATATAAATTTATTGCCTACCCCTCAAGAAGTCTCTACAGTACAAGCGGTACAGGATTTTTTGGAGTATGCTAACTCAATGGAAAGGGGGCGTGTGCATGCCGGTGCCCATAGATGGGTAGGAGGGGCTATGCCAACAACTTTATCGCCAAGAGATCCTATATTTTACCTGCATCATACTTTTATTGATAAATTATGGGATGATTGGGAAACTGCTAATCCTGGAGGATCTTCGCATATCATTACATCCATGATTCGTTATGATGGCACCTATGTCTTTAATGGGGAAGTATTGCCTTTGGTAGACCCAGATGATATTACAGATAGTAATGTGTTGGGCGTTTTTTATGCAGAAAACCAATTAGCCAGTCTCTCAGATTATACAGTGTCCAATTCTCATCATAGCATAGAAAATTTCTACTATCAATTCATTATAGATGTTGGAGATAACTTTGTAGTGCCTTCCAATACCAATTGTCAGGTAACCTCCATAAATGAAATAAATCTATTGCCTGGTTTTACGGCGCAATCGGGGAGTTCTTTTGTAGCGAGGATTGATACGGGAAATCAAGCGTCAAGGTTGGACAATACAAGTTTGTTAGCTTCCAGAATCAATAATCCAAATCCGTTTGAATATGACCCCGCTATTTTAGATAAGAATGCCTATAACCCAACCGATCCAAATTTTGAAGCTGCCATTTCAGTTTCGCCGAATCCTTTCGATACATTTTTAGATCTAAAAATTGAAGAATCGAATAGACAAGGTATGGATGAGGTTGTGATATATGACATTTCTGGACGTATTGTGTTGCAAAAATATTTTGACGAGACTAACCAATATCAACTGGAGGATTTAAATTATTTGCTTGGAGGTGTTTATATAATAGAGATTTTAAATGGCAACAGATTGGTGTTAAGGAAAAAAATTGTCAAGGAGTGA
- a CDS encoding CoF synthetase: MLELFRRKVFWCVDFLKGKHIKNQYTEVKEILSNLNSINSRQKQKENLDAILKHAVSSTQFYSSYKGFKDLSDFPIIDKNIIVNYYDDFKSVKYLDQENFSAYTSGSTGTPFKVYQNLNKKYRNTADVIYFAEQAGFNVGDKLFYIRHWDQYNSKSPFEAWKRHIYMHPVSKLTQNDIKGLLHEIESNSSRKGIVSYASALDEIRDYILKSGKEVSNDCGVQSIIAVGEKLNQETKEVIENYFGVKVVSRYSNVENGIIAQQLLGDSNRFYINWASYYVEILKLNSTEPVERGELGRIVVTDLFNECMPMIRYDTGDIGMMDYEDETHNEYPVLMKIEGRKMDMIYDSNGNFISSYAVYNILKYPHIKQYQFIQEGDKKYLFKLNVDKAFNSEEDIKEEFLKLLGADSEIEFEYVNEIPLLSSGKRKFVVNKSKKSGRDKGMATI, encoded by the coding sequence ATGTTAGAACTGTTTAGGAGAAAAGTGTTTTGGTGTGTTGACTTTTTAAAAGGCAAGCATATAAAAAATCAATATACAGAGGTTAAAGAGATTTTGAGCAATCTCAATTCCATAAACTCAAGGCAAAAGCAAAAGGAGAATTTAGACGCTATTTTGAAGCACGCTGTATCTTCTACACAATTTTATAGTTCGTATAAAGGTTTTAAAGACCTCTCAGATTTTCCAATTATTGATAAAAACATCATTGTTAATTATTACGATGATTTTAAATCAGTAAAGTACCTGGATCAGGAAAATTTTTCGGCCTATACAAGTGGTTCTACCGGCACCCCGTTTAAAGTGTATCAAAACCTAAACAAAAAGTACAGGAACACAGCAGATGTTATTTACTTCGCAGAGCAAGCAGGGTTTAATGTTGGTGATAAATTGTTTTACATAAGGCACTGGGACCAATACAACAGCAAATCCCCATTCGAAGCTTGGAAACGACATATTTATATGCATCCCGTTTCTAAGTTAACTCAAAATGACATTAAAGGTCTGTTGCATGAAATTGAAAGTAACAGTTCACGGAAAGGAATAGTATCCTATGCCTCTGCATTGGACGAGATACGGGATTACATTTTGAAATCGGGTAAGGAAGTTTCCAATGACTGCGGAGTACAATCTATAATTGCTGTAGGGGAAAAATTAAATCAAGAAACGAAGGAAGTTATCGAAAACTATTTTGGGGTAAAGGTTGTTTCTCGATACTCCAATGTAGAAAATGGAATTATCGCCCAACAATTGTTGGGCGATAGCAACAGATTTTACATTAATTGGGCCAGTTATTATGTGGAAATTTTAAAATTGAACAGTACGGAACCTGTTGAAAGAGGTGAGCTAGGTAGAATCGTAGTGACGGATTTATTTAATGAATGTATGCCAATGATTCGTTATGATACTGGGGATATTGGGATGATGGATTATGAAGACGAAACTCATAATGAATATCCTGTGTTAATGAAGATCGAGGGGCGAAAAATGGATATGATTTACGACTCTAACGGTAATTTTATTTCTTCTTATGCTGTTTATAATATCTTAAAGTATCCTCATATAAAACAGTATCAATTTATTCAGGAGGGGGATAAAAAATATTTGTTTAAATTAAATGTGGATAAGGCCTTTAATTCTGAGGAAGATATTAAAGAGGAATTCTTAAAGTTGTTGGGAGCAGATTCAGAGATTGAGTTTGAATATGTTAATGAAATACCATTACTGTCCTCTGGAAAAAGAAAATTTGTAGTAAACAAAAGTAAGAAATCAGGAAGGGATAAAGGAATGGCAACTATTTAA